Proteins encoded in a region of the Nitrospira sp. genome:
- a CDS encoding FdhF/YdeP family oxidoreductase encodes MSTEQRPNAEQTSRYRVDVQHTPRTNHRQQSPHDRLEMLKTCKANADGDPVLQSAQPPEEIVQAKRGTASHAAAGIPAVLKTMEFGWHQMGVVRSLRTYLNINQKDGFDCPSCAWASPDGKRHRAEFCENGAKAVASEATTRRVTPEFFRRWSVEQLAAQSDYWLNQQGRLTHPMVLSRGRRHYEPIEWTDAFSLIAQELNRLGSPDEASFYTSGKITNEPAFLYQLFARQFGTNNLPDCSNMCQEGSGTALSETIGVGKGTVTLKDFELADTILLIGMNPGTNHPRMMTSLWHAKRKGAKMIAINPLPEIGVLRFKNPNPQEYPNPLAMVPALLGEGVVLSDLLLQVRINGDMAVLKGIMKQMLEEEDQHPGQVFDREFINTYTAGFDAVVAELRRISWNEIMEGSGVPLEQIRAAGKIVAGSKRMICCWSMGLSQHRNGVDTIEEAVNLLLLGGHIGKPGAGVCCMRGHSNVQGDRTVGIWERPPEEFLEALEREFNFKPPRKHGYDAVDTIKAMHECEVKVFFGLGGNFLSAAPDTAYTAEAMRRCRLTAQVSTTLHRGHLVTGEQSLILPCLGRTDRDMRPTGDQFVTVEDQMGVVSPSRGVLKPASPHLLSETAIIARMAEATLGQRSTVDWAALEADYDRIRDHISRVIPGFERFNERIRKDIFYLPNSARDRKFITKTGKANFTVHTISQWDLAPGELLMMTIRSHDQYNTTIYGLDDRYRGIYGGRRVILLNQEDMDDRGLKAGQLVDITSHFEAEERVVRRFQVVPYNIPRRCAAAYYPETNVLISVRSVDGRSDQPAFKSVRITLARSKR; translated from the coding sequence ATGAGCACAGAACAGCGCCCGAACGCAGAGCAGACGAGCCGATATCGCGTTGATGTGCAACATACGCCCAGGACCAACCACCGGCAGCAGAGTCCTCATGATCGGCTGGAAATGCTCAAAACATGTAAGGCCAATGCCGATGGTGATCCTGTTTTACAGTCTGCACAACCCCCCGAAGAAATTGTTCAGGCCAAACGCGGGACAGCCTCCCATGCTGCCGCGGGAATACCGGCGGTTCTTAAAACGATGGAGTTTGGATGGCATCAGATGGGGGTCGTCCGTAGCCTCAGAACGTACCTCAACATAAATCAAAAGGATGGTTTCGACTGTCCGAGTTGCGCGTGGGCGAGCCCTGACGGGAAACGGCATCGCGCCGAGTTTTGTGAGAACGGGGCCAAGGCTGTGGCGTCGGAAGCGACGACCCGTCGGGTGACCCCTGAGTTCTTCCGACGTTGGTCCGTTGAACAACTTGCTGCACAATCGGACTATTGGCTGAATCAACAAGGTCGCCTGACCCATCCCATGGTTCTGAGTCGGGGCCGGCGTCATTATGAACCGATCGAATGGACAGATGCGTTTTCGCTCATTGCCCAGGAGTTGAACCGGCTTGGCTCTCCGGATGAAGCCTCCTTTTATACCTCCGGCAAAATCACCAATGAGCCGGCGTTCCTCTACCAATTGTTCGCCCGCCAGTTCGGCACAAATAATCTGCCTGATTGCTCGAACATGTGTCAGGAAGGGTCCGGTACTGCCTTGTCCGAAACGATTGGCGTCGGCAAAGGGACAGTCACACTGAAGGACTTCGAGCTCGCGGATACGATCCTCCTGATCGGCATGAATCCCGGCACCAATCACCCCCGCATGATGACTTCACTCTGGCATGCCAAGCGGAAGGGAGCAAAGATGATCGCAATTAATCCGCTCCCGGAAATAGGAGTGTTGCGCTTCAAGAATCCGAACCCACAGGAGTACCCCAACCCGCTGGCGATGGTTCCCGCCCTTCTTGGCGAAGGTGTGGTCCTTTCGGACCTTTTGCTGCAGGTGCGTATCAACGGTGACATGGCGGTGCTTAAGGGCATCATGAAACAGATGCTGGAGGAAGAGGATCAGCATCCAGGGCAAGTCTTCGATCGAGAATTCATCAATACCTATACGGCCGGATTTGATGCTGTCGTGGCCGAACTCAGACGCATTAGTTGGAATGAAATCATGGAGGGAAGCGGCGTTCCTCTCGAGCAGATCCGTGCGGCTGGGAAAATTGTGGCCGGATCCAAGCGCATGATTTGTTGCTGGAGTATGGGGCTCTCGCAGCACAGAAACGGCGTGGATACTATCGAGGAGGCCGTCAACCTGTTGCTGCTCGGTGGCCATATCGGAAAACCCGGCGCTGGTGTGTGCTGCATGCGTGGGCATTCGAATGTGCAGGGTGACCGAACGGTAGGTATTTGGGAACGCCCACCTGAAGAGTTCTTAGAGGCCTTAGAGCGTGAATTCAACTTTAAACCACCGCGGAAGCATGGCTACGACGCGGTGGATACGATCAAGGCAATGCATGAGTGCGAGGTGAAAGTATTCTTTGGACTCGGTGGCAACTTTCTGTCCGCCGCACCTGATACGGCATACACTGCCGAAGCTATGCGTCGATGCCGACTGACGGCCCAGGTATCGACGACACTGCACCGTGGGCATCTTGTCACCGGCGAGCAATCATTGATCCTGCCGTGTCTCGGTCGGACGGACCGAGATATGAGACCCACGGGGGATCAATTTGTGACGGTTGAGGATCAGATGGGAGTCGTCAGCCCCTCGCGCGGTGTGCTCAAACCCGCCTCCCCACATCTGCTCAGTGAGACGGCTATCATTGCACGGATGGCCGAGGCCACCTTGGGTCAGCGCAGCACGGTGGATTGGGCAGCCCTCGAGGCCGACTACGATCGTATTCGTGACCATATCTCCCGAGTCATTCCCGGCTTCGAACGGTTCAACGAGCGCATCCGTAAGGATATCTTTTATTTGCCGAACTCGGCACGAGATCGCAAGTTCATTACCAAAACAGGAAAGGCCAATTTCACCGTCCACACCATTTCCCAGTGGGACCTCGCGCCAGGAGAGTTACTCATGATGACGATCCGCAGTCACGATCAATACAACACGACGATCTATGGGTTGGATGATCGGTATCGCGGGATCTATGGCGGTCGTCGAGTCATCCTCCTCAACCAGGAAGATATGGATGACAGAGGGTTGAAGGCGGGGCAGTTGGTGGACATCACAAGTCATTTCGAAGCCGAGGAACGCGTGGTACGCCGATTTCAAGTTGTGCCGTACAACATTCCCAGGCGGTGTGCGGCCGCCTATTATCCGGAAACCAACGTCCTAATATCAGTCCGGAGTGTTGACGGCCGGAGCGATCAACCTGCGTTTAAGTCGGTTCGAATTACTCTAGCGCGGTCAAAGAGGTGA
- a CDS encoding NAD(P)-dependent alcohol dehydrogenase has protein sequence MYNAKAYSAAGATSSLTSSTVARRDPTEHDVQIEILFCGICHSDLHQVRNEWKNVMPTVYPCVPGHEIVGRVTRVGSSVTKFKTGDLAAVGCMVDSDRTCSECRAGLEQFCRNLTLTYNSPDKHLGGVTYGGYSESIVVDERFVLRVPPNLNLAGAAPLLCAGITTYSPMRHWGVTKGKKVGVVGLGGLGHMGVRFAHALGAHVVVFTTSPNKKEDALRLGADEVVISRNADEMKKHRDSFDFILDAVSADHDINVYIDLLRRDGNITLVGAPEMPLRVAAFGLLFGRRSLSGSPIGGIPETQEMLDFCGTHNITADVELIPIQKVNEAYDRLLKSDVKYRFSIDMASLKSK, from the coding sequence ATGTACAACGCAAAAGCTTACTCCGCTGCCGGTGCGACATCGTCGCTTACTTCCTCGACGGTCGCTCGTCGAGATCCAACCGAACACGACGTGCAGATTGAGATATTATTCTGCGGGATCTGCCACTCCGATCTCCACCAAGTCCGCAATGAGTGGAAGAACGTCATGCCGACTGTCTATCCCTGCGTCCCAGGCCATGAGATCGTCGGCCGTGTCACCAGGGTCGGCTCCTCAGTCACTAAGTTCAAGACCGGCGATCTCGCAGCGGTCGGCTGCATGGTCGATTCCGATCGCACCTGCTCCGAGTGCCGGGCCGGCCTTGAGCAGTTCTGTCGGAATCTGACTCTGACCTATAATTCCCCTGACAAGCACCTCGGCGGCGTCACCTATGGCGGCTACTCTGAGAGCATCGTGGTCGATGAACGCTTCGTTTTGCGAGTTCCTCCCAACCTCAACCTGGCAGGAGCCGCACCGCTGCTCTGTGCCGGGATCACAACATATTCTCCCATGCGTCACTGGGGCGTCACCAAAGGCAAGAAAGTAGGCGTGGTGGGTCTCGGCGGACTAGGCCATATGGGGGTGAGGTTTGCTCATGCACTCGGCGCTCACGTCGTGGTCTTTACGACCTCACCCAATAAAAAGGAAGACGCGCTCCGCCTTGGCGCCGACGAAGTCGTCATCTCCCGCAATGCCGACGAAATGAAGAAGCACAGAGACAGCTTCGACTTTATCCTCGACGCCGTCTCCGCCGATCACGACATCAATGTCTATATCGACCTGCTGCGCCGCGACGGCAATATCACCCTCGTCGGCGCGCCTGAGATGCCCCTCCGCGTGGCCGCCTTCGGTCTTCTGTTCGGACGCCGCAGCCTTTCCGGCTCACCCATCGGCGGTATTCCTGAGACCCAGGAGATGCTCGACTTTTGCGGCACACACAACATCACTGCCGATGTCGAACTCATCCCCATTCAGAAGGTCAACGAAGCCTACGACAGACTGCTCAAGTCCGATGTGAAGTACCGCTTCTCCATCGATATGGCTTCTCTCAAATCTAAATGA
- a CDS encoding alpha/beta hydrolase — protein MSMVTTKDGVEIFYKDWGPKNAQPIVFRHGWPLSADDWDVQMLYFVEKGYRVIAHDRRGHGRSSRVTDGHDMDHYAADAAAVVTHLGLPGAIHIGHSTGGGEATHYVAHHGKGCVAKLVLIGAVPPIMVKTTANPGGLPIEVFDDLRRKLAANRAQFYRDFASGPFYGYNRPGTKVSEGVIENWWRQGMMGGAKAHYDGIKAFSETDFTEDLKLIDVPTLIMHGDDDQIVLIADSAQLSARLLKKGILKVYEKFPHGMCTTHADVINADLLAFIKR, from the coding sequence ATGAGTATGGTCACCACCAAAGACGGCGTCGAGATCTTCTACAAGGACTGGGGCCCCAAGAACGCGCAGCCCATCGTTTTCCGTCACGGCTGGCCGCTCAGCGCCGACGACTGGGATGTGCAGATGCTTTACTTCGTGGAGAAAGGGTATCGCGTCATTGCGCATGACCGGCGCGGCCATGGCCGATCAAGCCGGGTCACCGATGGTCACGACATGGACCACTATGCCGCGGACGCCGCCGCGGTCGTCACGCATCTCGGTCTACCAGGCGCTATCCATATTGGCCATTCGACCGGTGGCGGCGAAGCGACGCACTATGTCGCCCACCACGGCAAGGGCTGTGTCGCAAAGCTGGTGCTCATCGGCGCTGTGCCGCCGATCATGGTTAAGACGACCGCCAATCCGGGTGGTTTGCCGATTGAGGTCTTTGACGACCTCCGGCGAAAGCTCGCCGCCAACCGCGCGCAGTTCTATCGCGATTTCGCGAGCGGCCCCTTCTATGGGTACAACAGACCGGGCACGAAGGTGTCTGAGGGCGTGATCGAGAACTGGTGGCGCCAGGGTATGATGGGCGGTGCTAAAGCACATTATGACGGCATCAAGGCGTTTTCGGAGACCGACTTCACCGAGGACCTAAAACTCATCGACGTGCCGACGCTCATCATGCATGGCGACGACGATCAGATTGTGCTGATCGCCGATTCCGCGCAACTTTCGGCGAGGCTTCTCAAGAAGGGCATCTTGAAGGTCTACGAGAAATTCCCGCACGGTATGTGTACCACGCATGCCGATGTCATCAACGCGGATCTCCTTGCCTTCATCAAGAGGTGA
- a CDS encoding alpha/beta hydrolase, whose product MGRISKERMEKALEQLKTISEKDYAKIKGMVNVVRPFRSVLHKNPDDYGMTGWSDIYFPADDGVPLEGWYIPAKGGESDKLVIFNHALPMCRAGFQGHFGEPWSNYDAVEIDFVIQMKHLTDAGYNVLAYDIRNHGRSGASNNGVSGIGQIEWRDCVGVKQYVDHHPRLRNMKVGLYSQCMGGNSQYEAINRRPDLFENVSCMCSPMVVSMRAIYQAFSELQGVSQYLELLDFELLKAGAFLMDEMTPHLSAHGVTMPVLMVQVKDDAWTKNPDDAQKTFDLLGSKEKELLWIEGTTRRFKDGYNYFGRYPEKIIPFFDKYMKQKAAAVRKGV is encoded by the coding sequence ATGGGCAGAATATCCAAAGAGAGAATGGAAAAGGCCTTGGAACAACTCAAGACGATTTCCGAAAAAGATTACGCAAAGATAAAAGGCATGGTCAATGTCGTGCGGCCGTTTAGAAGCGTGCTCCATAAAAACCCGGACGATTATGGGATGACGGGATGGAGCGATATTTACTTTCCTGCTGATGACGGTGTGCCATTGGAAGGTTGGTATATACCGGCAAAAGGCGGCGAAAGTGATAAATTGGTGATCTTTAACCATGCGCTTCCCATGTGCCGTGCCGGATTTCAAGGGCACTTTGGGGAGCCCTGGAGTAATTACGACGCGGTAGAAATTGATTTCGTCATCCAAATGAAGCATTTAACCGACGCCGGATACAACGTCCTGGCCTACGACATCAGAAATCATGGGAGAAGCGGCGCCTCAAACAACGGCGTCAGCGGCATTGGGCAGATCGAATGGCGCGACTGCGTCGGCGTCAAGCAATATGTCGATCATCATCCACGATTGAGGAACATGAAGGTCGGGTTATACAGCCAGTGTATGGGTGGAAATTCCCAGTACGAAGCGATCAACCGGCGTCCGGATCTGTTCGAGAACGTGTCATGTATGTGCAGTCCGATGGTGGTGTCCATGAGGGCCATTTACCAGGCATTCTCCGAGCTGCAAGGCGTATCCCAATATTTGGAGCTGTTGGATTTCGAATTACTGAAAGCCGGTGCGTTCTTAATGGATGAAATGACGCCGCACTTGTCCGCTCACGGAGTAACAATGCCGGTCCTGATGGTCCAGGTCAAAGACGATGCTTGGACCAAAAATCCGGATGACGCGCAAAAAACATTTGATCTGTTAGGGAGCAAAGAGAAAGAATTGCTGTGGATTGAGGGAACAACGAGAAGGTTTAAAGATGGCTACAACTATTTTGGACGATATCCCGAAAAGATCATTCCCTTTTTTGACAAATATATGAAACAGAAAGCCGCCGCTGTTCGCAAAGGTGTCTAA